The region ACCGGAACCGCAGACCGTGATGCGCGCTCAATGGATGTCCCGATTACAACGGTCACGATATTACACGGCGGCGAGGCGCCGTCCTGCGTCCTCGTACCTGTGATTCGGGATTGATCAGGCAGCAGCGGGAAGAAAACTTCGCATCTTGCCAGGATTCAGCAGGCCCATTGGGTCAGCGTGTCTTTTGAAAATGCTCTGGTCGGTGGATACCGCTTTGTCAGGTGATCCGTCTTCCAGGGTCCATACATGAGGATTGGCAATCGCGACGCCGTTGGCTTCATGATAGGCGATGATTTCGTTCAGCCGTTCCTCGGTTGAAAACCGGACAAGCTGTAATCCGCAGGTGATGACCTGACCGCCAGATCGGATCATTTCCAGGTGCATGGGAACTTCGTCGCCGAATTTGCGAATCATATGGTCGACCACAGCCATGCTGTTTTCAGGGGGAAACAAGCTTTGCAGGTAGGTGAAGGACTTGTCGACCTTCATGGCGTGCAGGGTGGTGTGGTTCCAGGTGTACTCGTACAGCGGCAGTACGGATGAGGGATCATCTTCGACCGACTGCGCGTCCACGTCATAGACCACGTCGCCTCCATGCGCGGCAACCAGATCGGTAAAGCCTTGCATCGAAGACTCCGCGATCATGCAGATCACGATGTCATATCCGTCCGGGAGTTGCCCCTCGAGGCGGGGAAAGAAAGAGGGGATTGGCCAGGCGATCGGCGTGACCAGTTTTTTTACGATGGCGTCTGAAAGGGCCAGTTGCTGCCCGAAATTTGCCGCGGCTGCAAAACTGTTGAAGCTCACGACAACGTCGCGCCATGGCCACGTCGGTGCCAGCGGCATTTCAAGCTCGGTTATGATGCCGGTTGTCCCATAGGCGTGGTTAACGGCGTTGGCCTGATCGCCGCGTAATTCCAGAATTCGAGGGGCCTTCTCACAGGTGATGACGCGTGCCGCGTTGATGTTTCCGCGAT is a window of Alphaproteobacteria bacterium DNA encoding:
- a CDS encoding FAD-binding oxidoreductase; translated protein: MVGHADAFETPEARALSETDKQRLIDALGDIPHSTDMSRVKKKSLDFYWYSPVLKPRLAAKRGDILVTPRQEADVTKILSICAELEIPVTARGAGTGNYGQAVPLVGGAVLDMIQMDKVLWTKPGLVRVQAGKLMLKLDREIRATGWEQRMFPSTKRTATIGGFVAGGSGGVGSVTHGVLGDRGNINAARVITCEKAPRILELRGDQANAVNHAYGTTGIITELEMPLAPTWPWRDVVVSFNSFAAAANFGQQLALSDAIVKKLVTPIAWPIPSFFPRLEGQLPDGYDIVICMIAESSMQGFTDLVAAHGGDVVYDVDAQSVEDDPSSVLPLYEYTWNHTTLHAMKVDKSFTYLQSLFPPENSMAVVDHMIRKFGDEVPMHLEMIRSGGQVITCGLQLVRFSTEERLNEIIAYHEANGVAIANPHVWTLEDGSPDKAVSTDQSIFKRHADPMGLLNPGKMRSFLPAAA